One window of the Salvia hispanica cultivar TCC Black 2014 unplaced genomic scaffold, UniMelb_Shisp_WGS_1.0 HiC_scaffold_1009, whole genome shotgun sequence genome contains the following:
- the LOC125197811 gene encoding pistil-specific extensin-like protein — translation MGAHILFTVAAALLLLATATTTATPECDIFHVTGSVLCQECGEGWNEWVNGANPIQGSKVSVTCLDERSRVVQYASDLTDEAGNFDVACNKYVNGKKLNPQNCYVRLVSSPDPVCNVATNFAGGKTGVKLHRPNVVYRDILKYALGSFYYTTPMCDDPDTNDQDDSEQNNY, via the exons ATGGGAGCACACATTCTCTTCACAGTCGCAGCAGCCCTGCTACTCCTGgccaccgccaccaccaccgcgACCCCGGAGTGCGACATCTTCCACGTCACTGGAAGCGTGCTCTGCCAGGAGTGCGGCGAGGGGTGGAATGAATGGGTCAATGGCGCCAACCCCATCCAAG GGTCCAAAGTGTCGGTGACGTGCTTGGACGAGAGGAGCAGGGTGGTGCAATACGCCAGTGACTTGACCGACGAAGCCGGAAACTTCGACGTTGCTTgtaataaatatgtaaacGGAAAGAAGTTGAACCCGCAAAACTGCTATGTGAGGCTTGTGTCGTCGCCGGACCCTGTCTGCAACGTGGCAACCAACTTCGCCGGTGGCAAGACTGGGGTCAAGCTCCACCGCCCCAATGTCGTGTACAGGGACATTCTTAAATACGCGCTTGGCTCGTTCTACTACACCACTCCCATGTGCGATGATCCTGATACAAATGATCAAGATGATTCCGAACAGAACAACTACTAA